In one Acomys russatus chromosome 15, mAcoRus1.1, whole genome shotgun sequence genomic region, the following are encoded:
- the Serp1 gene encoding stress-associated endoplasmic reticulum protein 1 — translation MVAKQRIRMANEKHSKNITQRGNVAKTSRNAPEEKASVGPWLLALFIFVVCGSAIFQIIQSIRMGM, via the exons ATGGTCGCCAAGCAGAGGATCCGTATGGCCAACGAGAAGCACAGCAAGAACATTACGCAGCGCGGAAACGTTGCCAAGACCTCG AGAAATGCCCCCGAAGAAAAGGCGTCGGTAGGACCCTGGTTATTGGCCCTCTTCATTTTTGTTGTCTGTGGCTCTG caatCTTCCAGATTATTCAAAGTATCAGGATGGGCATGTGA